A genomic stretch from Shewanella woodyi ATCC 51908 includes:
- a CDS encoding TonB-dependent receptor, with product MTTYNKNQVASAVLAAMGTLASPQLLAAEADTSADTKMEVIEVSGIRGSLSRSMDVKRSAEGVVDSISSEDIGKFPDTNLAESLQRITGVSIDRSGGEGQSITVRGFGPQFNTVLVNGRQIASESDTRGFSFDTIAAELVSSLDVHKTSSATMQSGGIGSTVNINTAKPFAINGFKAAGSIKGIYDENSEETTPQISGLISNTFLDDSFGVLLGVSHQERKTRLNQAQIDGWLENVGIPDPKTASGEAYTGNIFSARNYDHKVTFEDRTRTNANLVLQYAPTDNLVLTADALYSDFDVETNATSYGHWFTAPNVTGVDGGSPIVDANGTVVDMYQEVGLATDFHAKKFDRITDSKSFGLSADWDVNDNLNMSFDYSHSEASREANNGRGNQLSLIGYANRVRFQVNDDILPNASMFESANPNIYSGQQELDGTAYDPSVTPAGVQDYLSTDNSRAHVMLRRGWEVQDELDQFRWDNTWLADGDTGFSAARFGMMYSTETKSLNRWDNEGEGLHCAYCGYPDSPTISPDAQYIFDAGSDFLSGVSGSGQMPTSWLAHDGEANFAFLEQYYASTNSDTISFDAVLRDKSYSVQEDIFAAYFEVDFVGEIAGMLISSTAGVRYETTDTDVKGRDKPIAQLNILDKTEMLPAYGSVEAISQANSYDAILPSFSVKLEITDDLVARLAASKTMTRPTLNSMSPITVINTTRPGGDLTSSQGNPKLKPFSSENLDLSLEWYYDEVSYVSAGYFRKNVENFIVNTQEDLTFTLSDGSLLTDPSTGDDTDNPDSNDGVAHFTNTRPNNGESAIVDGWELAVQHSFGESGFGVMANATLVSSNAELDAADITQVFALTGLSDSVNLVAFYESGPIQTRLAWNWRDSFVQSLTQTNGDGPTIVESYAQLDLSGSYDLTENLAVFFEGVNLTEEYVHKRGRFENQLLSVEDSGRRFALGIRGSF from the coding sequence ATGACCACCTACAACAAGAATCAAGTAGCAAGTGCAGTGTTAGCTGCAATGGGAACTTTAGCCTCACCGCAGCTATTGGCCGCAGAGGCAGATACCAGTGCCGATACCAAAATGGAAGTGATTGAGGTCAGTGGGATCAGAGGCTCTCTAAGCCGCTCCATGGATGTAAAACGCAGTGCTGAAGGGGTTGTTGACTCAATCTCCTCTGAAGATATAGGTAAGTTTCCCGACACCAACCTCGCCGAGTCTCTGCAACGAATTACTGGTGTTTCCATCGACCGCTCGGGGGGAGAGGGGCAGTCGATCACCGTCAGAGGATTTGGCCCTCAATTCAATACCGTACTGGTCAATGGCCGCCAGATAGCCAGTGAAAGTGATACCCGCGGCTTTAGTTTCGACACCATTGCCGCAGAGCTGGTCAGCAGCTTAGATGTCCATAAAACCTCATCGGCCACCATGCAATCGGGTGGGATCGGTTCGACCGTGAACATCAATACAGCAAAGCCTTTCGCCATCAATGGCTTTAAAGCCGCTGGTAGTATCAAGGGGATCTACGATGAGAATAGCGAAGAGACCACGCCTCAGATCTCAGGTTTAATCAGTAACACCTTTTTAGATGACAGCTTTGGTGTGCTGCTCGGAGTCTCACATCAGGAGCGAAAAACACGCCTAAATCAGGCTCAAATTGATGGTTGGTTAGAGAATGTCGGGATCCCAGATCCTAAAACAGCCTCAGGAGAAGCCTACACAGGCAATATCTTCTCCGCTCGTAACTATGATCACAAGGTCACCTTTGAAGATCGCACCAGAACCAATGCCAACTTAGTGCTGCAATACGCACCAACCGATAACTTAGTGCTCACCGCCGATGCACTCTACTCAGATTTTGATGTGGAAACCAATGCCACCTCATACGGTCACTGGTTCACAGCGCCTAACGTCACAGGTGTCGATGGCGGTAGTCCCATTGTCGACGCGAATGGTACTGTCGTCGACATGTATCAAGAGGTTGGTTTAGCAACGGATTTTCACGCCAAGAAATTTGATCGTATTACAGATTCAAAATCCTTCGGCCTGAGTGCCGATTGGGACGTGAATGATAACCTCAATATGAGTTTCGACTACAGTCACTCAGAGGCCAGTCGTGAAGCCAATAATGGTCGTGGTAATCAGTTATCACTTATCGGTTACGCCAATCGCGTCCGCTTTCAAGTCAATGACGATATCCTCCCCAACGCCTCAATGTTTGAATCAGCCAACCCAAACATCTATAGCGGTCAACAGGAGCTCGACGGCACAGCTTACGATCCCTCAGTCACACCAGCAGGTGTACAAGACTACCTGAGTACAGATAATAGCCGAGCCCATGTGATGCTACGTCGAGGCTGGGAAGTTCAAGATGAGCTAGACCAATTTAGATGGGACAACACTTGGCTTGCCGACGGCGACACAGGCTTTAGCGCGGCTCGATTTGGTATGATGTACTCAACCGAGACTAAAAGCCTCAACCGATGGGATAACGAGGGAGAGGGGCTTCACTGTGCATACTGTGGCTATCCCGACAGTCCCACAATCAGTCCTGATGCGCAGTATATCTTCGATGCTGGCAGTGACTTCCTCAGTGGTGTTAGTGGTAGCGGCCAGATGCCTACCTCTTGGCTCGCCCATGACGGTGAAGCCAACTTTGCCTTTCTTGAGCAGTATTACGCCAGTACAAACAGTGACACTATCAGTTTCGATGCAGTGCTCAGAGATAAGTCATACAGTGTGCAAGAGGATATCTTTGCCGCCTACTTCGAGGTCGATTTTGTCGGCGAGATCGCAGGCATGCTCATTTCAAGCACCGCAGGTGTGAGATATGAAACCACAGACACAGATGTTAAAGGTCGTGATAAGCCAATAGCTCAGCTCAACATCTTAGATAAAACAGAGATGTTACCCGCCTATGGCAGTGTTGAAGCGATCAGCCAAGCCAATAGCTATGATGCTATCTTGCCAAGCTTTAGCGTTAAATTAGAGATAACCGACGACTTAGTGGCACGACTGGCAGCATCGAAAACCATGACCCGTCCAACACTCAACAGCATGTCGCCAATCACGGTGATCAACACCACCCGTCCCGGTGGCGATCTCACCTCCAGCCAAGGTAACCCTAAGCTCAAGCCATTTAGCTCTGAGAACTTAGATCTCTCCCTTGAGTGGTATTACGATGAGGTCAGCTACGTCTCAGCGGGTTACTTTAGAAAGAACGTTGAAAACTTCATCGTTAATACCCAAGAGGATCTCACTTTCACCTTAAGTGATGGCAGCTTACTGACCGATCCCTCGACCGGTGATGACACAGATAACCCCGACAGCAATGACGGCGTCGCACACTTCACCAATACTCGTCCCAATAACGGAGAGTCGGCCATAGTCGACGGTTGGGAACTTGCCGTGCAGCACAGCTTTGGCGAGTCAGGCTTTGGCGTAATGGCTAATGCAACACTTGTCAGCAGCAACGCCGAACTCGACGCCGCTGATATCACTCAAGTGTTTGCGCTTACAGGCTTAAGTGACTCAGTGAACCTGGTTGCCTTCTATGAAAGTGGTCCTATCCAGACACGTCTTGCCTGGAACTGGCGTGACTCATTTGTGCAGTCTCTGACACAAACCAATGGCGATGGTCCCACAATCGTTGAGAGTTACGCACAACTCGATTTAAGCGGTAGCTATGATCTCACCGAGAACCTAGCAGTCTTCTTTGAAGGGGTGAACTTAACTGAAGAGTACGTCCATAAACGCGGACGCTTCGAAAACCAACTACTCTCAGTTGAAGACAGTGGCCGTCGATTCGCGTTAGGTATACGCGGCTCATTCTAA
- a CDS encoding tryptophan halogenase family protein — MDKPTQKIVIVGGGTAGWITAGWLAAHHKVTSGSPVEVILVESPDTPSIGVGEGTWPTMRNSLIKMGISETDFIRECDATFKQGAKFAKWVDGSDDDFYYHPLVLPQGFTQHDLAPYWASLHAESNEESKHSFSNAVCFQESVCEQGLAPKTIRTAEYSDVANYAYHLDAGKFSQFLQRHCTEKLGVTYLSAHVTAINEHSNGDIASLTTQTTDKLEKEIEGDLFVDCSGFKSLLLGQHYQIPFIDCSNVLFIDTALAVHVPYDEENSPIASHTISTAQEAGWIWDIGLQHRRGVGHVYSSRYTDEATAMQALADYIGPKFDSLTVRKIPIKSGHRKTFWHKNCVAVGLSAGFLEPLEASAIVLVELSAQMISEQLPANREVMDIVAKRFNQTFNYRWERIIDFLKLHYILSRRCDSDFWKDNRDPKTIPDSLQDLMKVWQHRAPADMDFTSNNEVFPAASYQYVLYGMGFDTDYSVTPHLLNDWQYAHRQFAKNQYLIERATVQLPSNRELINKIKQYGFSQI; from the coding sequence ATGGATAAACCAACACAAAAAATCGTGATTGTCGGCGGTGGAACCGCAGGCTGGATCACAGCAGGTTGGCTAGCGGCCCATCACAAAGTCACCTCGGGTAGCCCCGTTGAGGTGATCTTGGTTGAATCACCTGATACTCCCTCCATTGGCGTAGGGGAAGGCACTTGGCCTACCATGCGCAATAGCTTGATAAAAATGGGCATTAGTGAAACAGACTTTATTCGCGAGTGTGACGCCACTTTCAAGCAAGGAGCCAAATTTGCCAAGTGGGTCGATGGCTCAGATGATGATTTCTACTACCACCCTCTCGTGCTCCCCCAAGGCTTTACTCAGCACGACCTCGCCCCCTACTGGGCATCGCTACACGCAGAATCAAATGAGGAAAGTAAACACTCTTTCTCCAACGCAGTTTGCTTTCAAGAGAGCGTCTGTGAGCAGGGCTTAGCCCCTAAAACCATACGCACCGCTGAATACTCAGATGTAGCCAACTACGCTTATCATCTCGATGCAGGTAAATTCTCTCAATTTCTCCAGCGTCACTGCACCGAAAAGTTGGGTGTCACCTATCTCAGCGCTCATGTCACTGCCATCAATGAACACTCTAACGGTGACATCGCCTCATTAACCACGCAAACAACGGACAAACTTGAAAAAGAGATAGAGGGCGATCTGTTTGTCGATTGCTCAGGCTTCAAATCCCTACTCTTAGGTCAGCACTACCAAATACCCTTTATCGATTGTAGCAACGTGCTCTTTATCGACACAGCCTTAGCGGTGCACGTGCCCTATGACGAAGAGAATAGCCCCATCGCCTCCCATACCATCTCCACTGCACAAGAGGCGGGTTGGATCTGGGATATCGGCTTGCAGCATCGACGAGGCGTCGGTCATGTCTACTCCAGTAGATACACAGATGAGGCTACAGCCATGCAGGCATTGGCCGATTATATCGGTCCCAAATTTGACTCACTCACAGTGCGAAAAATCCCCATTAAGAGTGGCCACCGTAAGACTTTCTGGCACAAAAACTGTGTCGCCGTGGGTCTATCAGCAGGTTTTCTTGAACCGCTAGAAGCCTCGGCGATTGTCCTTGTTGAACTTTCAGCACAGATGATTAGCGAACAGCTACCCGCCAACCGTGAGGTGATGGATATCGTCGCAAAACGTTTTAATCAAACCTTCAACTACCGATGGGAGCGCATCATCGACTTTCTCAAGCTGCACTACATTCTAAGTCGACGCTGTGACAGCGACTTTTGGAAAGATAACCGCGACCCTAAAACGATCCCTGATAGCCTACAAGATCTGATGAAAGTATGGCAGCACAGAGCACCGGCGGACATGGACTTCACCAGTAATAATGAAGTTTTCCCGGCTGCAAGCTACCAATATGTACTCTATGGAATGGGTTTTGATACCGATTATTCAGTCACGCCTCATCTACTCAATGACTGGCAATATGCTCATCGACAGTTCGCTAAAAATCAGTATTTGATTGAGCGGGCTACCGTACAATTACCGAGCAATAGAGAGCTTATCAATAAGATAAAACAATATGGCTTTAGCCAAATTTAA
- a CDS encoding SapC family protein, translated as MSNLVQLTACEHQSLHLDPHKCGQHGSKLNMIPVVLSEFRQLITQYPIVLTKNGDTGAFTFVALLGFGEGENLFWHDDEWRSIYLPLQIRRQPFFVGPKESQTGEHPLCIDIDSPTLSKEPKGIPLYGKQGEESEHLQEAKQHLAQLLRGEADNQAFLQLLQELKLLQPLSVEIAFEHANPTRLNGLYTIDEKQFNNLSDAQLLRLHRTQFFEPIYMMIASLGQIYSLIEMKNRRDSPDQNS; from the coding sequence ATGAGCAATTTAGTCCAGCTAACTGCCTGCGAGCACCAATCTTTACATCTAGATCCACATAAGTGTGGCCAGCACGGCTCTAAACTCAATATGATCCCTGTGGTGCTGTCTGAGTTTCGCCAACTGATCACCCAGTATCCTATTGTGCTGACTAAAAATGGCGACACTGGTGCATTTACCTTTGTCGCCCTACTGGGTTTTGGCGAAGGGGAAAACCTTTTCTGGCACGATGATGAATGGCGCAGCATCTATCTACCACTGCAGATCCGCAGACAGCCTTTCTTCGTCGGCCCTAAAGAGAGTCAAACCGGTGAGCACCCACTGTGTATCGATATCGATAGCCCAACATTAAGCAAAGAGCCAAAAGGGATCCCACTTTACGGGAAGCAAGGAGAGGAGTCCGAGCATCTACAGGAGGCCAAGCAACACTTAGCTCAACTACTGCGAGGAGAGGCAGATAACCAAGCTTTTCTGCAACTACTTCAAGAGCTAAAGCTGCTGCAACCTCTGTCAGTTGAGATCGCCTTTGAACATGCCAACCCCACCCGCCTCAATGGACTCTACACAATAGATGAGAAACAGTTTAACAACCTCAGCGATGCACAACTGCTAAGGCTACATCGTACCCAGTTTTTCGAGCCAATCTACATGATGATCGCCTCATTAGGTCAGATCTACAGTCTGATAGAGATGAAGAACAGGCGCGATAGCCCTGATCAGAATAGCTAA
- a CDS encoding DUF6445 family protein yields the protein MAADLLSDRSVIFNPDAKPVLHTVGEERTPLLIIDDLLLNPDAMVKQACRPPEFSTNNQDFYPGKRKAAPLDYDEQLIQRYSALIRSSYGIGQSKQPNTLLSAFSLTMTKAKALRPIQMLPHFDSPSSDQFAVVHYLFSAPLGGTSLYRHRESRFESITHERLPLYGKRLKQQAYGMQLHQNPAYTNGSSPLFEQVHSVDPKFNRAIIYPSNCLHSADIRADSKLTDNPATGRLTLNSFILFK from the coding sequence ATGGCAGCAGATCTACTCAGCGATCGCTCGGTGATATTCAATCCTGACGCTAAGCCAGTCTTGCATACGGTGGGAGAGGAGAGAACCCCGTTGTTGATCATCGACGACCTGCTGTTAAATCCAGATGCGATGGTAAAACAGGCCTGTCGGCCACCTGAATTTAGCACCAACAATCAAGATTTCTATCCAGGTAAGCGTAAAGCAGCACCTTTAGACTATGACGAACAACTTATACAAAGATATAGCGCGCTTATCCGTTCAAGTTATGGCATTGGCCAAAGCAAACAGCCTAATACCTTACTGTCAGCCTTCTCATTGACCATGACAAAAGCTAAAGCGCTGCGGCCTATTCAGATGTTGCCCCATTTTGACAGCCCCTCAAGTGATCAGTTTGCTGTGGTGCACTACCTGTTTAGCGCTCCTCTAGGTGGCACCTCTCTGTATCGCCACAGAGAGAGTCGATTCGAGTCCATCACCCATGAGCGGCTCCCACTATATGGAAAAAGATTGAAACAGCAAGCTTACGGCATGCAGCTCCATCAAAACCCCGCTTACACCAACGGCAGTAGCCCGCTATTTGAGCAGGTACACTCGGTAGACCCAAAGTTCAACAGAGCCATTATCTACCCCAGTAACTGCTTGCATTCAGCGGATATCAGAGCCGATAGCAAGCTCACAGATAACCCAGCAACAGGACGGCTCACCCTCAACAGTTTCATCCTGTTTAAGTAA
- a CDS encoding sodium/sugar symporter — protein MQQLSTLDVGIFIVYVLGLIAIAYFVSREKMGHKKDASDYFLAGNSLPWWAIGASLIAANISAEQIIGMSGSGYAMGLAIASYEWMAAITLIIVGKYFLPIFLKNKIFTMPQFLEQRFNHNVRMVMAFFWLGVYILVNLTAILWLGALAINTVTGVDITVAMAFLGLFSLAYSLYGGLKAVAYTDIIQVVLLVFGGLFLSYTTLNMISNDNGVFQGFALLLEQAPQKFDMILSPEHEHYMSLPGLSVLLGGMWIMNISYWGFNQYIIQRALAAKSLGEAQKGIVFAAFLKVLMPVIVVLPGIAAYLLMPDLEPADKAYPMLMSLMPSGIKGLVFAALVAAIVSSLGSMTNSISTIFTMDIYSHYRKERSQQHYVKVGRFVSLGAMIIALLTTRPLLGELDQAFQYIQEFTGFFTPGIVVIFVMGMFWKRTTSKGALTAALGSAVLSLTFKLALPDLPFMDRVGLVFVACLLLAAVVSHFDKGAAQEQNQSVDIDSVEFATSRSYNVSAMAVILIVGAFYVCWW, from the coding sequence ATGCAGCAACTTTCAACATTGGATGTCGGTATTTTTATCGTCTACGTACTTGGGCTCATTGCCATCGCCTACTTTGTGTCACGGGAAAAAATGGGCCACAAAAAAGATGCCAGTGATTACTTCCTTGCGGGCAATAGCCTACCTTGGTGGGCTATCGGAGCCTCGCTTATCGCAGCGAATATCTCAGCCGAACAGATAATCGGGATGTCAGGCTCAGGTTATGCCATGGGATTAGCGATCGCCTCCTATGAGTGGATGGCGGCAATCACCTTGATCATAGTCGGTAAATACTTCCTGCCTATCTTCTTAAAAAACAAGATATTCACTATGCCTCAGTTCCTTGAGCAGAGATTCAATCACAATGTTCGTATGGTGATGGCGTTTTTCTGGCTTGGGGTCTACATCTTAGTTAACCTCACCGCCATCCTTTGGCTTGGCGCACTGGCCATCAACACAGTCACTGGCGTGGATATCACAGTGGCCATGGCATTCCTTGGTCTCTTCTCCCTCGCCTACTCTCTCTATGGTGGCCTAAAAGCGGTCGCCTACACCGACATTATTCAGGTGGTACTCTTGGTGTTTGGTGGACTCTTCCTCAGCTACACCACCCTCAATATGATCAGTAATGACAACGGAGTGTTCCAAGGTTTTGCGCTTCTTCTTGAACAGGCACCACAGAAGTTCGACATGATCTTAAGCCCAGAGCATGAGCACTATATGAGCCTACCTGGACTCTCAGTTCTGCTTGGCGGCATGTGGATCATGAATATCTCCTACTGGGGCTTTAACCAATACATTATTCAGCGGGCACTGGCCGCAAAGAGTTTAGGAGAGGCGCAAAAAGGGATCGTATTTGCTGCATTTTTAAAGGTCTTAATGCCGGTTATCGTGGTACTGCCAGGCATAGCCGCTTACCTGTTGATGCCAGACTTAGAACCAGCAGATAAAGCCTACCCTATGCTAATGAGCTTGATGCCATCGGGCATTAAAGGTCTGGTCTTTGCTGCACTGGTGGCTGCCATTGTCTCCTCACTGGGTTCGATGACCAACAGTATCTCCACCATCTTCACCATGGATATCTACAGCCACTATCGCAAAGAGAGATCCCAGCAGCACTACGTGAAAGTGGGCCGCTTCGTCAGCTTAGGCGCCATGATCATCGCCCTATTGACCACCCGCCCTCTATTAGGCGAGTTAGATCAAGCCTTCCAATACATTCAAGAGTTTACCGGCTTCTTCACACCGGGGATCGTGGTGATCTTCGTGATGGGCATGTTCTGGAAGCGCACCACCTCTAAAGGAGCACTCACCGCCGCCTTAGGTTCAGCCGTGCTCTCACTCACCTTCAAACTCGCGTTGCCAGACCTGCCTTTCATGGACAGAGTCGGCCTAGTCTTCGTGGCTTGTTTGCTACTAGCAGCTGTGGTGTCTCATTTTGATAAAGGAGCTGCGCAAGAGCAGAATCAGTCAGTGGATATCGACAGCGTAGAGTTTGCCACAAGCCGCTCCTATAACGTCTCAGCCATGGCAGTTATTTTGATTGTCGGCGCGTTTTATGTGTGTTGGTGGTAG
- a CDS encoding LuxR C-terminal-related transcriptional regulator encodes MANELCVAIRTIEVHRAKLMTKLGVSNLAELVKLAPLLANKSEG; translated from the coding sequence TTGGCAAATGAGCTCTGTGTCGCCATTCGTACTATCGAGGTACACAGGGCGAAACTGATGACAAAACTGGGTGTTAGTAACTTAGCTGAACTCGTCAAGCTAGCGCCACTATTGGCCAATAAGAGTGAGGGCTGA
- a CDS encoding TetR/AcrR family transcriptional regulator, giving the protein MLYSLIKKQGITRADMTISTVDKIIDIAESQVRAGGYNSFSFREISKEIGIKSASIHYHFPTKADLGVAIANRYTARFEEHLANIIASTTEPLERLDPYIALFSHALKVDKKMCLCGVLASESDVLPEELQLEAKHFFDVNIEWLATALFPEHPQAKAHANFIIASLEGGLLMSKVMKSNRHFELITDGLRAQNWPY; this is encoded by the coding sequence ATGTTATACTCACTCATCAAGAAGCAGGGGATCACGAGAGCAGATATGACAATTTCCACCGTAGATAAAATTATTGATATAGCGGAATCACAAGTGCGGGCAGGAGGATACAACTCCTTTAGCTTTAGAGAGATATCTAAGGAGATAGGCATTAAAAGTGCCAGCATTCACTATCATTTTCCGACCAAGGCGGATCTTGGGGTGGCAATTGCGAATCGCTATACCGCAAGGTTTGAGGAGCATTTGGCAAACATCATAGCGAGCACTACAGAACCACTAGAGCGACTTGACCCTTATATCGCACTCTTTAGTCATGCTTTAAAAGTGGATAAAAAAATGTGTTTATGTGGGGTATTAGCGAGTGAAAGTGATGTATTACCCGAAGAGTTGCAGCTGGAAGCTAAGCACTTTTTTGACGTAAATATTGAGTGGTTGGCAACGGCACTATTTCCTGAACATCCTCAAGCTAAAGCCCATGCAAATTTTATCATTGCTAGTTTAGAAGGGGGGTTATTGATGAGTAAAGTGATGAAAAGTAACAGGCACTTTGAGTTGATCACTGATGGCTTGCGTGCTCAAAACTGGCCATATTAA
- a CDS encoding SDR family NAD(P)-dependent oxidoreductase: MKNTVALIVGGSSGMGKEIAERLLRQGHSVMILSHDPIGLAEAKADLEKKTGGKVDTAEVDLYNSEAVAQFIARIKKEPRHINYLVNAAGFFKPVTFLEHSEKDYDLQLDINKSFFFITQAVAKNMQQHEGGSIVNIGSMWAHQAVKATPSSAYSMQKAGLHALTRNLAMELADYGVRVNAVAPSVVLSTIYKSFIAEDEIKETLQGFNDFHPIGRIGTTTDIADAIEFLLSDKASWITGTVMNIDGGVMAGRN; the protein is encoded by the coding sequence ATGAAAAACACAGTTGCGTTAATCGTAGGCGGTTCAAGCGGAATGGGGAAAGAGATTGCAGAGCGTTTACTACGTCAAGGCCACTCGGTGATGATATTGTCCCATGACCCTATCGGTCTAGCGGAAGCTAAAGCTGATTTAGAAAAGAAAACAGGTGGTAAAGTCGATACAGCCGAAGTGGATTTGTACAACTCAGAAGCCGTTGCGCAATTTATCGCTCGAATAAAAAAAGAGCCTCGCCACATTAATTACTTAGTCAACGCAGCTGGTTTCTTCAAGCCTGTGACTTTTTTAGAGCACTCTGAAAAAGATTACGATTTACAGTTAGATATCAATAAATCTTTCTTCTTTATAACCCAAGCCGTTGCTAAAAACATGCAGCAACATGAAGGTGGCTCTATCGTCAATATTGGCTCTATGTGGGCTCATCAAGCGGTTAAGGCTACTCCCTCATCAGCCTATTCAATGCAAAAAGCCGGATTACACGCATTGACCAGAAACCTAGCCATGGAGTTGGCGGATTACGGTGTGCGCGTTAATGCCGTCGCCCCGTCAGTGGTTTTGTCGACCATTTACAAATCGTTCATTGCTGAAGATGAGATTAAAGAAACACTGCAAGGTTTCAACGATTTTCACCCAATCGGCCGTATTGGTACCACGACAGATATTGCTGATGCGATTGAGTTTTTACTATCAGATAAAGCCAGCTGGATCACTGGCACTGTGATGAATATTGATGGTGGCGTCATGGCTGGACGCAACTAA
- a CDS encoding type 1 glutamine amidotransferase domain-containing protein gives MKNLFKTISVLLFVASSLFGASSVYAEGPKRVLIVMSSESAMGISGKLTGTWFEEVATPYYTLRKEGYEVVMASLEGGDAPIDLLSMQAPFTTPNTDKFLNDIVAMHALENTNKLSEINPDDFDALFFPGGYGLLWDLASDSMTIKMIEDFYAANKPIAMVCHAPAILRDAKKANGEPLVKGLTVTGFMNAEDDELDLSRHLLFSLEDMLKANGGNYKKTKKNWVAHIEIDGPLMTGQNPASAPVLAKALAKRLK, from the coding sequence ATGAAAAATCTATTTAAAACTATTTCTGTCTTGCTATTTGTAGCATCCAGCCTCTTTGGCGCCTCTTCTGTATATGCGGAAGGTCCAAAACGTGTACTCATAGTCATGTCATCAGAGAGCGCAATGGGTATAAGCGGTAAACTCACAGGAACTTGGTTTGAAGAGGTAGCGACACCTTATTACACATTACGTAAAGAGGGCTATGAGGTCGTTATGGCATCTCTTGAAGGAGGTGATGCTCCAATAGATCTATTGTCTATGCAAGCACCATTCACTACCCCTAATACAGATAAATTCTTAAATGACATTGTTGCAATGCATGCCCTGGAGAACACCAATAAGTTGAGTGAAATCAATCCTGATGACTTTGATGCTCTATTTTTCCCTGGTGGCTACGGCTTACTTTGGGATTTAGCAAGCGACTCAATGACAATCAAAATGATTGAAGATTTCTACGCTGCAAATAAGCCAATTGCAATGGTATGTCATGCGCCTGCAATTCTTAGAGATGCCAAAAAAGCCAATGGTGAGCCCTTAGTAAAAGGTTTAACTGTGACTGGCTTTATGAATGCTGAAGATGATGAGCTGGACCTTTCTCGCCACCTATTATTCTCTCTTGAGGATATGCTGAAAGCAAACGGCGGAAACTATAAGAAAACAAAGAAAAACTGGGTTGCTCACATAGAAATTGATGGACCTCTAATGACTGGACAAAACCCAGCTAGTGCTCCTGTATTAGCAAAAGCCCTTGCAAAACGCTTGAAATAA
- a CDS encoding OsmC family protein, which produces MMNNLPLNGIKLDDLAAYTQVITDNPAEAISEYGIVAQWKGGVHSEIRTLNQKVGGKEIVKDFRFQVGEPEELLGNNAYPTPQDYLLGGMAGCMMVGFVAGASARGIKLDEVSLTIKGALNLRGFLNVDPDAPVGFAEVKFHFEVKGDSTQAVYDEVIAGVQQFSPNYRTISDAVKVSATAV; this is translated from the coding sequence ATGATGAATAACTTACCTCTAAACGGAATCAAACTCGATGATCTGGCAGCCTACACGCAAGTGATCACAGATAATCCAGCCGAAGCGATCTCTGAATACGGTATTGTAGCGCAATGGAAAGGCGGCGTTCATAGCGAAATTCGCACTTTAAATCAGAAAGTGGGCGGTAAAGAGATCGTCAAAGATTTTCGTTTTCAAGTTGGTGAGCCTGAAGAGCTTCTTGGCAATAATGCTTACCCTACTCCGCAAGACTATCTGCTAGGTGGTATGGCTGGCTGCATGATGGTGGGATTTGTCGCTGGCGCCAGTGCCCGTGGCATTAAACTCGACGAAGTGAGCTTGACCATTAAAGGTGCACTCAATCTACGCGGTTTCTTAAATGTCGATCCCGATGCGCCAGTGGGCTTTGCCGAGGTTAAATTTCACTTTGAAGTGAAAGGCGACTCAACTCAAGCTGTATATGATGAAGTGATTGCTGGTGTGCAACAGTTCTCACCCAATTACCGCACCATTAGTGACGCCGTTAAAGTGTCAGCGACAGCTGTGTAA